In a genomic window of Canis lupus familiaris isolate Mischka breed German Shepherd chromosome 28, alternate assembly UU_Cfam_GSD_1.0, whole genome shotgun sequence:
- the SH3PXD2A gene encoding SH3 and PX domain-containing protein 2A isoform X6 gives MILEQYVVVSNYKKQENSELSLQAGEVVDVIEKNESGWWFVSTSEEQGWVPATYLEAQNGTRDDSDINTSKTGEVSKRRKAHLRRLDRRWTLGGMVNRQHSREEKYITVQPYTSQSKDEIGFEKGVTVEVIRKNLEGWWYIRYLGKEGWAPASYLKKAKDELPARKKNLAGPVEIIGNIMEISNLLNKKTSGDKETPPAEGEGPEAPITKKEISLPILCNASNGSALGVPERSISKLAQGSPAVARIAPQRAQISSPNLRTRPPPRRESSLGFQLPKPPEPPSVEVEYYTIAEFQSCISDGISFRGGQKAEVIDKNSGGWWYVQIGEKEGWAPASYIDKRKKPNLSRRTSTLTRPKVPPPAPPSKPKEAEEGPVGSTESQDSPLKLKYEEPEYDIPAFGFDSEPELSEEPTEDSGSGDRRPAQSHKPSPASSLQRARFRVGGSSEDVALEEETIYENEGFRPCAEDTLSARRSSRDSDSPGGSPLSLARKNSPKSGSPKSSSLLKLKAEKNAQAELGKNHSSASFSSSITINTTCSSSSSSSSLSKNSGDLKPRSASDAGIRGTPTVGPKRDADLKAGPTSCARAKPSVRPKPFLSRAESQSQERMDISTLRRQLRPTGQLRGGLKGSKSEDSELPPQTGFEGPGEGSRRGSADLITPPAATPPCPAKKGREGQATSYTTCSAYQKVQDSEISFPAGVEVQVLEKLGSGWWYVRFGELEGWAPSHYLVLGEDEQPDSSGKEPDPGSAKSKQNEGKSDSLEKIEKRVQALNTVNQNKRATPPIPSKPPGGFSKTSAAGAVKMRNGVRQVAVRPQSVFVSPPPKDNNLSCALRRNESLTATDGLRGVRRNSSFSTARSAAAEAKSRLAERAASQGSDPPLLPAQRNGIPVSPVRPKPIEKSQFIHNNLKDVYVSIADYEGDEETAGFQEGVSMEVLERNPNGWWYCQILDGAKPFKGWVPSNYLEKKN, from the exons TGTCCAAGAGACGCAAGGCCCATCTGCGGCGTCTGGATCGCCGGTGGACCCTGGGCGGGATGGTCAACAGGCAGCACAGCCGAG AGGAGAAGTACATCACTGTGCAGCCGTACACCAGCCAAAGCAAGGATGAGATTGGCTTTGAGAAGGGCGTCACTGTGGAGGTGATCCGGAAAAATTTGGAGGGCTGGTGGTACATCAG gtACCTGGGCAAAGAGGGCTGGGCACCAGCCTCCTACCTGAAGAAAGCCAAGGATGAGCTGCCGGCGCGCAAGAAGAATCTCGCAGGCCCTGTGGAGATCATCGGGAACATCATGGAGATCAGCAACCTGCTGAACAAGAAGACATCAGGGGATAAGGAGACTCCACCAGCAGAGGGCGAGGGCCCTGAGGCCCCCATCACCAAGAAGGAGATTAGCCTGCCCATCCTCTGCAATGCCTCCAATGGCAGCGCCCTGGGCGTCCCTGAGAGGAGCATCTCCAAGCTGGCCCAGGGCTCGCCAGCTGTGGCTAGGATTGCCCCACAGAGGGCCCAGATCA GCTCCCCAAACCTAAGGACAAGGCCTCCACCTCGCAGAGAATCCAGCCTG GGGTTCCAGCTGCCGAAGCCGCCAGAGCCCCCTTCTGTCGAGGTGGAGTATTACACCATTGCCGAATTCCAGTCGTGCATCTCTGACGGGATCAGCTTTCGGGGTGGACAGAAGGCGGAG GTCATCGATAAGAATTCGGGCGGTTGGTGGTATGTGCAGATCGGTGAGAAGGAGGGCTGGGCCCCTGCATCATACATCGATAAGCGCAAGAAGCCCAACCTGAGCCGCCGTACGAGCACACTGACTCGGCCCAAGGTACCCCCCCCAGCACCTCCTAGCAAGCCCAAGGAGGCCGAGGAGGGGCCAGTGGGCTCCACGGAGAGCCAGGACTCCCCCCTGAAGCTCAAGTACGAGGAGCCTGAGTATGACATCCCTGCCTTTGGCTTCGACTCAGAGCCGgagctgagtgaggagcccacgGAAGACAGTGGCTCGGGAGACCGGCGGCCTGCCCAGAGCCACAAGCCCTCACCTGCCTCCTCGCTGCAGCGGGCCCGCTTTCGGGTGGGCGGCTCCTCGGAGGATGTGGCCCTGGAGGAGGAGACCATCTATGAGAACGAGGGCTTCCGGCCATGTGCAGAGGACACCCTGTCAGCCAGACGCTCCTCCCGGGACAGTGACTCCCCCGGaggctcccctctctcccttgcccGGAAAAACtcccccaaatcaggctcccccaAATCGTCATCACTCCTGAAGCTCAAGGCGGAGAAGAACGCCCAGGCAGAACTGGGGAAGAACCACTCCTCGGCCTCCTTTTCCTCGTCCATCACCATCAATAccacctgttcctcctcctcctcctcttcctccttatCCAAGAACAGTGGCGACCTGAAGCCCCGTTCTGCCTCGGACGCAGGCATCCGTGGCACCCCCACGGTCGGACCAAAAAGGGATGCCGACCTGAAGGCTGGGCCAACCTCATGTGCCCGGGCCAAGCCATCAGTCCGGCCCAAGCCGTTCCTGAGCCGAGCAGAGTCCCAGAGCCAAGAGAGGATGGACATCAGCACTTTACGGCGCCAGTTGAGACCCACAGGCCAGCTCCGGGGCGGCCTCAAGGGCTCGAAGAGTGAGGATTCAGAGCTGCCCCCGCAGACAGGCTTCGAAGGCCCCGGCGAGGGCTCCCGAAGAGGCTCTGCGGACCTCATTACACCCCCAGCCGCCACACCCCCATGTCCCGCCAAGAAGGGACGAGAAGGGCAGGCCACCTCCTACACGACGTGCAGCGCCTACCAGAAGGTCCAGGACTCAGAGATCAGCTTCCCCGCGGGCGTGGAGGTGCAGGTACTCGAGAAGCTGGGAAGCGGCTGGTGGTACGTGAGATTTGGGGAGCTGGAGGGCTGGGCCCCCTCCCACTATTTGGTGCTTGGTGAGGATGAGCAGCCCGACTCCTCTGGCAAAGAGCCAGACCCTGGAAGCGCCAAAAGCAAGCAGAATGAGGGCAAGTCAGACAGCCTGGAAAAGATCGAGAAGCGGGTCCAAGCGCTGAACACAGTCAACCAGAACAAGAGGGCCACGCCGCCCATCCCCTCCAAGCCCCCAGGGGGCTTCAGCAAGACCTCGGCAGCCGGGGCAGTGAAGATGAGGAACGGAGTGCGGCAGGTGGCAGTCAGGCCCCAGTCGGTGTTCGTATCCCCACCACCCAAGGACAACAACCTGTCCTGCGCCCTGCGGAGGAACGAGTCACTGACAGCCACCGATGGCCTCCGAGGCGTCCGCCGGAACTCCTCCTTCAGCACTGCGCGCTCCGCTGCTGCGGAGGCCAAGAGCCGCCTGGCCGAACGGGCTGCCAGCCAGGGCTCGGACCCACCTCTGCTGCCCGCCCAGCGCAACGGCATCCCCGTGTCCCCTGTGCGCCCCAAGCCCATCGAGAAGTCCCAGTTCATCCACAACAACCTCAAAGACGTGTATGTCTCCATTGCGGACTATGAGGGGGATGAGGAGACAGCAGGCTTCCAGGAGGGGGTGTCCATGGAGGTCCTGGAGAGGAACCCCAACGGCTGGTGGTACTGCCAAATCCTGGATGGGGCGAAGCCCTTCAAAGGCTGGGTGCCCTCCAACTACCTGGAGAAAAAGAACTAA